From Amphritea atlantica, a single genomic window includes:
- a CDS encoding amidase, whose protein sequence is MKDIHKLMDECDATALAGLIKQGEVKKTELLEASIERLEKVNPALNAVAEELYQSARDAEPTSGVFEGIPTLVKDLFAPVKEARMTNGSIALGEARPQLDDSVVSRLRESGIRFIGTSTAPEFGTSYTTESTRFGATHNPWHLQHSAGGSSGGAAAIVASRVVPFAHGNDGGGSLRVPASCCGVFGLKPSRGRVPSGPLVGEGWGGMGTAHAITLSVRDSAALLDIVSGADLGAPYASPTDNKPFAASLNDDPLKPLRIALIEDAGPWPVSPAALDSVRHAAKLCNTLGHHVEVVKFPVDLLSFFEAAFNIIGPNTKSYVDMLGDMRGAPVQNEELEPATRIIVREKGTISAVQYVRSIEQIHALGRQMAAFLQKFDLLLTPTVVREPPQIGELHVLDESMSLEQFIELSHSYSPYTAVFNGTGQPAMSVPLYWSNNGLPIGSHFVGRFGDEATLFKLARQLEQLQPWNQRVPPVNACMR, encoded by the coding sequence ATGAAAGATATCCATAAACTCATGGACGAATGTGATGCGACGGCATTAGCCGGCTTGATTAAGCAGGGTGAGGTAAAAAAAACAGAGTTATTAGAAGCCAGCATAGAACGCCTGGAAAAGGTAAACCCTGCTCTCAATGCCGTCGCTGAAGAATTATATCAGAGCGCCAGAGATGCGGAACCAACATCCGGCGTATTTGAAGGTATCCCAACACTGGTAAAAGATCTGTTTGCGCCCGTAAAAGAAGCACGAATGACGAATGGATCTATCGCGCTGGGGGAAGCCCGTCCGCAGCTGGATGACTCCGTTGTCAGCCGTTTAAGGGAGTCCGGTATTCGTTTTATCGGCACCAGCACTGCGCCGGAATTCGGCACCTCTTACACAACAGAGTCAACGCGTTTTGGTGCAACCCATAACCCCTGGCATCTTCAGCACAGTGCCGGAGGTTCCAGCGGTGGTGCAGCAGCGATTGTAGCCTCGCGCGTGGTTCCTTTTGCGCATGGCAACGATGGTGGCGGTTCGTTGCGGGTACCGGCATCCTGTTGTGGTGTTTTTGGCCTCAAACCATCCCGCGGCAGAGTGCCCAGCGGCCCCCTGGTGGGAGAAGGCTGGGGCGGCATGGGAACGGCTCATGCAATCACCCTATCGGTACGCGATAGCGCAGCCCTGCTTGATATTGTCTCAGGGGCAGATCTTGGAGCACCTTATGCCAGCCCAACGGACAATAAACCTTTTGCTGCGTCATTGAATGACGACCCCCTTAAACCTCTGCGAATAGCGCTAATTGAGGACGCCGGTCCATGGCCAGTATCCCCGGCGGCTCTGGACAGCGTTCGACACGCAGCTAAACTCTGCAACACTCTGGGTCATCATGTTGAAGTGGTTAAATTTCCGGTAGACCTGCTGAGCTTTTTTGAAGCTGCTTTTAATATTATTGGCCCGAATACTAAAAGCTATGTCGATATGCTTGGCGATATGCGCGGCGCGCCTGTACAGAATGAAGAGCTGGAGCCCGCGACCCGTATTATCGTTCGGGAAAAAGGTACTATAAGCGCGGTACAATATGTCAGATCCATTGAGCAAATACATGCTTTAGGCCGTCAGATGGCTGCTTTCTTGCAAAAATTCGACCTGCTACTAACGCCGACGGTGGTCAGGGAGCCGCCTCAGATAGGCGAGTTGCACGTATTGGATGAATCGATGTCGCTCGAGCAGTTTATCGAGCTGTCACATAGCTACTCACCCTACACCGCAGTATTCAATGGCACAGGTCAACCGGCCATGTCGGTCCCCCTGTATTGGAGTAATAACGGTTTGCCAATCGGTTCGCATTTTGTTGGTCGCTTCGGTGATGAGGCCACTCTGTTTAAACTCGCCCGGCAACTCGAACAACTTCAACCCTGGAATCAGAGAGTTCCCCCGGTGAATGCCTGTATGCGTTAA
- a CDS encoding GGDEF domain-containing protein, which yields MKNANILQSRIDALLNVLSEDVLILSQLGTIIFSSHNESPIPWGEADELTGKNLNDIFPGDIASMLQGMIDKSLSLNQLMVKEVLFDPTVIVYLQQRGMAESCWVEVRMAPSAGDEPSVVCRIEDISRRKMAQRETSQIQRDLLTGMYNRRALMPVLAQSIAQALRYDWTCSLMLINVDSLRLINDQRGWDVGDQILKRLAESLNSLKRTADFLARVGEDGFAILLPETNAEQGILAAKRVSSMVSDLSAPHSGTDIHFTVSIGVATLSGEVDSAESMFSRAEDCLQLSKQQGGNRISGSE from the coding sequence ATGAAAAATGCCAATATTCTTCAATCCCGAATTGATGCTCTGCTCAATGTCCTTTCTGAAGATGTGCTGATTCTGAGCCAGCTTGGCACGATCATTTTTTCCTCACATAACGAATCACCAATCCCCTGGGGAGAGGCTGATGAACTGACCGGTAAAAATCTCAACGACATTTTTCCCGGCGATATCGCCTCGATGTTGCAGGGGATGATTGATAAGTCTCTGAGCCTGAATCAGCTGATGGTCAAAGAGGTTTTGTTTGACCCGACTGTAATCGTTTACCTGCAACAGAGGGGAATGGCGGAATCATGCTGGGTTGAGGTTCGCATGGCTCCCTCGGCCGGGGATGAGCCCAGTGTGGTCTGCCGGATAGAAGATATCAGTCGGCGCAAAATGGCTCAGCGGGAAACCTCTCAGATACAAAGAGATCTGCTGACCGGTATGTACAACCGCAGGGCGCTTATGCCGGTGCTTGCTCAGTCCATCGCTCAGGCACTTCGCTATGACTGGACCTGTAGTCTGATGCTGATTAATGTCGATAGCCTGAGGCTGATTAACGATCAGCGGGGCTGGGATGTCGGGGACCAGATTCTCAAGCGTCTGGCTGAGTCGCTCAACAGTCTCAAACGCACAGCCGACTTTCTCGCCCGTGTTGGCGAAGATGGTTTTGCTATACTCCTGCCTGAAACCAATGCTGAACAGGGTATTCTGGCAGCCAAGCGGGTAAGCAGTATGGTCTCTGATCTGTCGGCTCCCCATTCGGGTACCGATATCCATTTTACTGTCAGTATTGGTGTTGCCACGCTATCAGGGGAGGTGGACAGCGCTGAATCGATGTTTAGCCGGGCAGAGGATTGCCTGCAGCTTTCTAAACAGCAGGGCGGAAACCGTATAAGCGGCAGTGAGTAA
- a CDS encoding type III PLP-dependent enzyme codes for MVMKLPDHISSEKWARLKQAADQYQTPFQLIDLQTVAEKYQELKSGFDFASIYYAVKANPHPEIVGLLADLGSSFDIASIYELDQVLSHNVTPDRISYGNTIKKREDIRYFYEKGVRLYATDSEADLENIAEYAPGSRVYIRIQTEGAEGADWPLSRKFGCNPDMALDLAIMAKKLGLEPYGISFHVGSQQRLIDVWDAAIAKVKVIFERLRSECGIELRMINMGGGFPAQYLTKANDFSVYCEEITRYLMEDFGDNPPLIILEPGRSLVGDSGLLVSEVVLISRKSHTALNRWVYTDVGLFNGLIETLGEAIKFPLETEREGDSEEVVLAGPTCDSMDIMYENYKYELPLSLEIGDRLYWFSTGAYTTSYSSVEFNGFPPLKCYCI; via the coding sequence ATAGTGATGAAACTTCCGGATCATATCTCTTCTGAAAAATGGGCACGCCTTAAACAGGCGGCCGATCAGTATCAGACTCCGTTCCAATTGATTGACCTGCAAACGGTTGCAGAGAAATATCAGGAACTGAAGAGCGGATTTGACTTTGCATCTATCTACTACGCGGTTAAAGCGAATCCACATCCAGAAATTGTGGGGCTGCTTGCGGATCTGGGTTCCAGTTTTGATATCGCTTCCATATATGAGCTGGATCAGGTGTTGTCGCACAATGTAACACCTGACCGGATCAGTTACGGGAATACGATTAAGAAGCGTGAAGATATTCGCTATTTTTATGAAAAAGGTGTGCGTCTGTATGCCACCGACTCCGAAGCCGATCTTGAAAATATCGCGGAATACGCACCGGGGTCACGGGTCTATATCCGTATCCAGACAGAGGGTGCAGAGGGCGCGGACTGGCCGCTTTCCCGTAAGTTTGGTTGTAACCCTGATATGGCGCTCGATCTGGCGATTATGGCTAAAAAGCTGGGCCTCGAGCCTTATGGAATCTCATTTCATGTCGGCTCACAACAACGCCTGATCGATGTCTGGGATGCGGCTATCGCTAAGGTGAAGGTTATCTTCGAACGGCTTCGTAGCGAGTGTGGTATTGAGTTGCGCATGATCAACATGGGCGGCGGATTTCCGGCACAATACCTGACCAAAGCGAACGATTTTTCTGTCTACTGTGAAGAGATTACCCGCTATCTGATGGAAGACTTCGGTGATAACCCGCCACTGATTATTCTGGAGCCGGGACGTTCTTTGGTGGGCGACAGTGGTTTGCTGGTCAGTGAGGTTGTACTGATCTCCCGCAAATCTCATACGGCACTGAATCGATGGGTTTATACCGATGTAGGCCTGTTTAATGGTCTGATCGAAACCCTGGGTGAGGCGATTAAGTTTCCGCTTGAAACGGAGCGTGAAGGTGACTCTGAAGAGGTTGTGCTGGCCGGGCCGACCTGTGACAGCATGGATATTATGTACGAAAACTATAAGTATGAGCTGCCACTTTCATTAGAGATCGGCGATCGGCTCTACTGGTTTTCAACCGGGGCTTATACAACCAGTTACAGCTCGGTTGAATTTAACGGTTTCCCTCCTCTCAAGTGCTACTGTATCTGA
- a CDS encoding CBS domain-containing protein codes for MFQEFYPLRLLDNCEVEHLLTPDVNQEPVSLRSPASEVMTDFSQTVPITVTEGVSVDEALERMKNQHVRMLFVITLAGKFVGVISAQDIAGSKVIIYMQNHGVTRSEVAVGHIMLHKQYLRSLTFDQIRHSRIGDIMLTLKNSGDQHLLVVDETELGIRRVRGIISASDISRKLKVGFEVMYEAKSFAEIEKIITQGGEMVV; via the coding sequence GTGTTTCAGGAATTTTATCCTTTACGTTTGCTGGACAATTGTGAAGTTGAACATCTGCTCACCCCTGATGTGAATCAGGAGCCGGTCAGCCTGCGGAGTCCTGCCAGTGAAGTGATGACCGATTTCAGTCAGACAGTGCCGATCACTGTAACCGAAGGCGTATCGGTAGACGAAGCCCTTGAGCGGATGAAAAACCAGCATGTGCGAATGCTGTTTGTCATTACTCTGGCGGGCAAATTCGTGGGTGTGATCAGTGCGCAGGATATTGCTGGCAGCAAAGTGATTATTTATATGCAGAACCACGGCGTCACCCGGAGTGAGGTGGCGGTAGGGCATATTATGCTGCATAAACAGTATCTGCGTTCACTGACCTTTGATCAGATCCGTCATTCCAGAATCGGCGATATCATGCTGACACTGAAGAACTCGGGGGATCAGCACCTGCTGGTGGTCGATGAAACAGAGCTGGGGATCAGGCGTGTCAGGGGTATCATTTCTGCCAGCGATATCTCACGTAAACTCAAGGTTGGGTTTGAGGTCATGTACGAGGCCAAGTCCTTCGCTGAGATAGAAAAAATTATAACACAGGGGGGCGAAATGGTTGTTTGA
- a CDS encoding DUF1127 domain-containing protein — translation MSKMLIRLKQYRQTYYSRRLLRQLDARTLSDIGVTRAEALRESRRPFWDSRAYQDDADNESVLVAYSVVSLMFVAGLGLTFYLSF, via the coding sequence ATGTCTAAGATGCTTATACGGTTAAAACAATACCGGCAAACTTACTACAGCAGGCGTTTGCTCCGTCAACTTGATGCCCGGACGCTCAGCGATATAGGCGTGACCCGGGCGGAAGCACTGAGGGAGTCTCGCCGCCCTTTCTGGGATAGCAGAGCTTACCAGGATGATGCAGACAATGAATCTGTTCTGGTTGCTTACAGTGTTGTTTCACTGATGTTTGTTGCCGGACTGGGGCTGACCTTTTATCTGAGTTTTTAA
- a CDS encoding PLP-dependent aminotransferase family protein, with protein MKLYEQVATTLKDRIDLGYYHQGDKLPSVRGLSQEHGVSISTVQEAYGLLIDDGIIESRPKSGYYVLLRQAPPELPATSNPAPQPLVVAQWQKLQHMINEYGSQETTKLSLALPDTNASTLKPLTRLMAELSRNTDSHVLDYEQAAGSDLLRHQIARVMVDSGCRVHPEEIIITSGCQEALSCSLRAVTEPGDIVVVDSPSFFGSVQAIKINGVKALEIPTNPKTGISLEALEMAFEQWPIKACLLTPTNNNPLGYSMPDQNKLRLLELLNRYDVPLIEDDVYGDLSYTLPRPRTIKSFDTQGRVILCSSFSKSIAPGIRVGWIAPGRYREHIMMVKYLSSLSTPKLTQMAVAEFIAQGYYEKHLRRVRRDYQRDRDAVIGWLKRDMPEGTRISYPQGGYLLWVELPDHIDANELNKRAKAQGISIAPGTLFSASGKYRNFMRICCVNSSNPALEKAITTLGLLSKEMMVQTLLPHE; from the coding sequence ATGAAACTGTATGAACAAGTCGCCACAACGCTGAAAGACCGGATTGATCTTGGTTATTACCACCAGGGGGATAAACTGCCTTCGGTACGGGGGTTAAGTCAGGAACACGGCGTCAGTATCTCGACAGTACAGGAAGCTTATGGTCTGCTCATTGATGATGGGATCATTGAGTCCCGCCCCAAGTCGGGGTATTACGTTTTGCTACGTCAGGCTCCACCAGAACTCCCCGCCACCAGCAACCCGGCACCACAACCGTTGGTGGTGGCTCAATGGCAAAAGCTGCAACACATGATCAATGAATATGGCAGCCAAGAAACTACCAAACTGAGTCTGGCACTGCCGGACACTAATGCCTCTACCCTGAAACCGTTAACACGACTCATGGCTGAACTCAGCCGTAATACTGACAGCCATGTGCTCGATTATGAACAGGCAGCGGGTTCTGACCTGTTGCGTCACCAAATCGCCCGGGTGATGGTGGACTCTGGTTGCCGTGTCCACCCTGAAGAAATCATTATCACGTCGGGATGCCAGGAAGCACTGTCCTGCAGCCTGAGAGCAGTCACAGAACCTGGTGATATTGTTGTGGTTGATTCACCCAGTTTTTTTGGCTCGGTACAGGCGATTAAGATCAACGGTGTAAAAGCACTGGAAATCCCCACGAATCCCAAAACGGGTATATCCCTTGAAGCACTGGAGATGGCGTTCGAACAATGGCCCATTAAAGCCTGCCTGCTGACACCGACAAACAATAACCCGCTCGGTTATTCTATGCCGGACCAGAACAAACTCCGGCTGCTGGAACTACTTAACCGCTACGATGTGCCGCTGATTGAGGACGATGTTTACGGCGATCTGAGCTATACCCTGCCCCGGCCGAGAACGATCAAATCGTTCGATACCCAGGGTCGGGTGATTCTCTGCTCCTCATTTTCAAAATCAATCGCGCCTGGAATCCGGGTCGGCTGGATCGCCCCCGGCCGCTATCGGGAGCATATAATGATGGTTAAATATCTCTCCAGTCTTTCGACTCCGAAACTGACTCAGATGGCAGTGGCCGAGTTTATTGCACAGGGCTATTACGAAAAACATCTGCGCCGGGTGCGCCGGGACTACCAACGTGATCGTGACGCGGTGATCGGCTGGTTAAAACGGGATATGCCGGAAGGCACCCGCATCAGCTATCCTCAGGGGGGCTATCTTTTATGGGTGGAATTACCGGATCACATTGATGCCAATGAACTGAACAAACGTGCTAAAGCACAGGGCATCAGTATCGCTCCCGGAACACTGTTCTCCGCCTCAGGAAAATACCGGAACTTTATGCGCATCTGTTGTGTAAACAGTTCCAATCCTGCACTGGAAAAAGCGATCACAACATTGGGGCTACTCAGCAAAGAGATGATGGTACAAACACTGCTGCCTCATGAGTAG
- the rlmF gene encoding 23S rRNA (adenine(1618)-N(6))-methyltransferase RlmF → MVKAQHREGKQSPRLHPRNPHQGRYDFDRLCQLYAELRPYVSVNRFGSQTIDFHDPDAVKALNQALLMQYYGIRFWDMPSGYLCPAIPGRADYIHHLSDLLAGDNAGVVPQGRKIKGLDIGTGANCIYPIIGCRTYGWQFVGTDIDPVAVNTANLITDANPSLRGLIESRLQADGRNIFRGVIKPSDRFDFTLCNPPFHSSAQEAEAGSQRKLRNLGKSAENVKLNFGGKSNELWCDGGELAFLKRMILQSREFSQQCYLFSALVSKHENIIQLKRALKNAGARRVTVVSMSQGMKVSRLLAWTFLSESEQLSWRELYWDANPAMPHG, encoded by the coding sequence ATGGTTAAAGCACAGCATCGTGAAGGGAAACAGTCGCCCCGATTGCATCCCAGAAATCCCCATCAGGGACGGTATGATTTTGACAGGCTCTGTCAGCTTTACGCTGAACTCAGGCCTTATGTCTCAGTCAACCGGTTTGGCAGTCAGACAATCGACTTTCATGACCCTGATGCGGTTAAAGCTCTGAACCAGGCACTGCTGATGCAGTATTATGGTATTCGTTTCTGGGATATGCCTTCTGGATATCTGTGCCCGGCCATTCCGGGGCGTGCAGATTATATTCACCACCTGTCAGACCTGCTGGCCGGAGATAATGCCGGTGTAGTGCCGCAAGGCCGAAAAATAAAAGGGCTGGATATCGGGACGGGCGCAAACTGTATCTATCCTATTATTGGTTGTCGGACTTATGGCTGGCAGTTTGTCGGAACAGATATCGACCCGGTTGCGGTGAATACTGCTAATCTGATCACTGACGCAAACCCTTCCCTCAGGGGACTGATCGAGAGTCGCTTGCAAGCGGATGGCAGAAATATCTTCAGGGGCGTTATAAAACCATCGGACCGGTTTGACTTCACCCTGTGTAATCCTCCCTTTCACAGCTCCGCACAGGAGGCTGAAGCAGGCAGTCAGCGAAAACTTCGCAACCTGGGAAAGTCCGCTGAGAACGTAAAACTTAACTTCGGTGGCAAGAGTAATGAGCTGTGGTGTGACGGCGGGGAACTGGCTTTTCTTAAACGGATGATTTTACAGAGTCGGGAGTTTTCTCAGCAGTGCTATCTGTTCAGCGCTCTGGTCTCAAAACATGAAAATATTATCCAGCTGAAGCGGGCCTTAAAAAATGCCGGCGCCCGGCGGGTGACGGTCGTGAGTATGTCCCAGGGGATGAAAGTCAGCCGTTTGTTAGCCTGGACGTTTCTCTCTGAATCTGAACAGTTGTCATGGCGGGAGTTATACTGGGACGCTAACCCGGCTATGCCTCACGGGTGA
- a CDS encoding EamA family transporter: MNTEYLKGFLLTSLGVLILSFDALLIRLIQAEPFSLLFWRGLLLGLMVALWCRYRYPGKPLFYRDWAYIRSAVFYSICSILFVTAVHHTSVANVLVIISAQPLFAAIIARLFIGERSAPITWIAIVISMLGIGWVMKDSWSSPNLEGDLMALFCGIALAAKFVNDRAVKHRNMTPALITSGLLVSLTSLFFASPLALSGTDWGWMLLLCVIVVPIAFVLITLGPTRISAAEVGMLMLLETACGPLLVWLFIDEEPSLAALQGGALVILTLLIHGYLRWQK, translated from the coding sequence ATGAATACTGAATACCTGAAAGGATTTCTGCTAACCTCGCTAGGTGTGCTGATATTGAGTTTTGATGCCCTGCTAATCAGGCTGATTCAGGCAGAGCCCTTCAGTCTGCTGTTCTGGCGCGGCCTGCTGCTGGGTCTGATGGTCGCTCTCTGGTGTCGCTACCGATACCCGGGAAAACCACTGTTTTATCGCGACTGGGCCTACATCCGCTCAGCAGTGTTTTACAGCATCTGTTCAATACTGTTTGTCACCGCGGTTCATCACACCTCGGTGGCCAATGTTCTGGTTATCATCAGTGCCCAGCCACTGTTTGCGGCGATTATCGCGCGGCTGTTTATTGGTGAGCGCTCGGCCCCCATTACCTGGATCGCGATAGTGATCTCCATGCTGGGCATCGGCTGGGTCATGAAAGACTCCTGGTCCAGCCCCAACCTCGAAGGAGACCTGATGGCACTCTTTTGTGGCATCGCTCTCGCGGCTAAGTTTGTTAACGACCGCGCCGTAAAACATCGTAATATGACCCCTGCACTGATCACTTCAGGTCTGCTAGTGAGCCTGACCAGTCTGTTCTTTGCCTCACCTCTGGCACTATCGGGCACAGACTGGGGGTGGATGCTGTTATTGTGTGTTATTGTTGTGCCGATCGCTTTTGTACTGATTACCCTGGGTCCCACCCGGATCTCGGCGGCGGAAGTGGGTATGCTGATGCTACTGGAAACAGCCTGCGGCCCGCTGCTTGTCTGGCTATTTATAGATGAAGAGCCCAGTTTGGCAGCACTGCAAGGCGGCGCACTGGTCATACTTACTCTGTTAATCCATGGCTATCTCCGCTGGCAAAAATAA
- the hpaR gene encoding homoprotocatechuate degradation operon regulator HpaR: MRKFEDSLPLQLLKAREATMAYFRPLLQENNITEQQWRVLRALKAYEELESKQLAEHCCILSPSLTGIIKRLEQQGYIKRKKSEEDQRRTLLSLTDKALDLFQRLSPDVDSRYKAFSERYGEEKLEQLTRLLKELTELEA; encoded by the coding sequence ATGCGTAAATTCGAAGACTCACTGCCACTGCAACTACTCAAAGCCCGGGAAGCGACAATGGCATATTTTCGCCCACTGCTTCAGGAAAACAACATCACTGAACAGCAATGGCGTGTTCTAAGAGCGCTCAAAGCCTATGAGGAGTTGGAATCAAAACAACTGGCAGAACATTGCTGTATTCTCAGCCCAAGCCTGACAGGTATTATCAAACGCCTTGAGCAGCAGGGGTATATAAAACGGAAAAAATCAGAAGAGGATCAGCGTCGCACACTGTTAAGCCTGACAGATAAAGCCCTGGATCTGTTTCAGCGTCTCAGCCCGGATGTTGATTCACGCTACAAAGCGTTTAGTGAACGCTACGGTGAAGAAAAACTCGAGCAGCTAACCCGGCTACTCAAAGAGTTGACTGAACTGGAAGCCTGA
- a CDS encoding NAD-dependent succinate-semialdehyde dehydrogenase — MKLELKDSSLVKTQAFIGGQWVDGDTGETFKVLNPATGDVVAEVASVGQAETARAIAAANIAMADWKALPAGQRSEILERWHALILENIDDLAAIMTIEQGKPVFESKGEVLYGASYLKWFAEEGKRVYGDVLPSANDRRSIVIKQPVGVVAAITPWNFPNAMITRKAAPALAAGCAIVLKPAAETPLSALALAELANRAGLPAGLFSVLPSANSSKVGGEMTSNPVVKKLTFTGSTPVGKLLMKQCADTVKRTSMELGGNAPVIIFDDADLDLAVKGALVSKYRNSGQTCICANRLLVQEGIYDAFVEKFAAAVKEFRLGYGFDADTTHGPVVSKKALSDIDAIVQNAVKQGASVVTGGQPSALGNCFYEPTVLTNVNDSMSIFSKEIFGPVAPVFKFSTEEQAIAMANDTEFGLAAYVYTENVGRIWRVSEGIEYGMVGVNETAISSEVIPFGGVKESGQGREGSKYGLDDYLETKYICIGGLQR; from the coding sequence ATGAAATTAGAACTGAAAGATTCCTCGTTGGTTAAGACTCAGGCGTTTATTGGCGGGCAGTGGGTTGATGGTGATACGGGTGAGACCTTTAAGGTGTTGAACCCGGCTACCGGCGATGTTGTGGCTGAAGTGGCCAGTGTCGGACAAGCTGAGACAGCCCGTGCCATTGCTGCAGCCAATATAGCTATGGCTGATTGGAAAGCGCTGCCAGCGGGGCAGCGTTCAGAGATTCTGGAGCGCTGGCACGCTCTGATTCTTGAGAATATCGATGATCTGGCGGCCATCATGACTATCGAGCAGGGTAAACCTGTGTTTGAGTCTAAAGGTGAAGTGCTGTACGGCGCATCCTATCTGAAATGGTTTGCCGAAGAGGGCAAGCGGGTTTACGGCGACGTACTGCCTTCCGCTAATGACCGGCGCAGTATTGTGATTAAGCAGCCGGTCGGTGTGGTTGCCGCCATTACGCCGTGGAATTTTCCTAATGCGATGATCACCCGTAAGGCTGCGCCGGCACTGGCAGCGGGTTGTGCAATCGTTCTGAAACCGGCGGCCGAGACGCCGTTGTCGGCACTGGCGCTGGCTGAGCTGGCTAATCGTGCGGGTCTGCCTGCGGGTCTGTTCAGTGTGCTGCCGAGTGCGAATTCTTCGAAGGTGGGGGGGGAGATGACCTCTAATCCGGTGGTTAAGAAGCTGACTTTTACCGGCTCCACTCCGGTCGGCAAACTGCTGATGAAACAGTGCGCCGATACCGTTAAACGTACCTCAATGGAGTTGGGCGGCAACGCACCGGTGATTATCTTTGATGATGCGGATCTGGATCTGGCGGTCAAAGGTGCGCTGGTGTCTAAATACCGTAATTCCGGACAGACCTGTATCTGTGCCAACCGACTGCTGGTGCAGGAAGGGATCTACGATGCCTTCGTGGAAAAGTTTGCCGCAGCAGTCAAAGAGTTCCGGCTGGGTTATGGCTTTGATGCTGATACGACTCACGGTCCTGTTGTGTCGAAGAAAGCGCTGAGTGATATCGATGCTATCGTGCAGAATGCGGTGAAGCAGGGGGCCAGCGTAGTTACTGGTGGTCAGCCTTCAGCGTTGGGCAACTGTTTCTACGAGCCGACTGTACTGACCAATGTGAATGACAGCATGAGTATCTTCTCTAAAGAGATCTTTGGTCCGGTGGCGCCGGTGTTTAAGTTCAGCACCGAAGAGCAGGCGATTGCGATGGCCAACGATACTGAGTTCGGTCTGGCGGCGTATGTCTACACCGAGAATGTCGGTCGTATCTGGCGGGTGTCAGAAGGGATCGAGTATGGCATGGTGGGCGTGAATGAGACGGCTATCAGTTCTGAAGTGATTCCGTTTGGCGGCGTTAAAGAGTCGGGTCAGGGACGTGAAGGCTCTAAGTACGGTCTGGATGACTATCTGGAAACTAAGTATATCTGTATTGGTGGTTTACAGCGCTGA
- a CDS encoding SDR family oxidoreductase, whose protein sequence is MHIDLSGKVAIITGAGQGIGEGLAYAFSAAGAAVVVATRTAANGQETVDNIIKAGGQAALIQCDVGSRIENESLVDKAIALYGRLDIVIHNAAVYPMQSIETLTDEQLDMTLSVNLKAAFWLTQAALPYLRQAPFGRIIFTSSVTGPKVVMPETAHYAASKSGLNGFIRSAAMEFARENITVNGVEPGYILTPAMGALVDETGLQEMASQIPAGYLGTPADIAHAMLFLASEQAAYITGQTITVDGGSTLPESPVLMEQFYRSKSS, encoded by the coding sequence ATGCATATCGATCTGAGCGGTAAAGTTGCCATTATTACGGGGGCCGGACAGGGCATCGGTGAGGGGCTTGCGTATGCTTTCTCGGCCGCCGGTGCAGCGGTCGTTGTGGCGACCCGCACTGCTGCAAACGGCCAGGAGACGGTCGATAATATAATCAAGGCGGGCGGTCAGGCTGCGTTGATTCAGTGTGATGTGGGCAGCCGCATTGAAAATGAGAGCCTGGTTGATAAAGCAATAGCGCTGTATGGTCGCCTCGATATCGTTATTCATAATGCAGCGGTCTATCCGATGCAGTCCATCGAGACCTTAACGGATGAACAGCTGGATATGACCCTGTCTGTTAATCTGAAGGCCGCCTTCTGGCTGACTCAGGCGGCCTTACCCTATCTGCGACAGGCACCATTCGGACGAATTATTTTTACCTCATCGGTGACCGGTCCCAAAGTTGTGATGCCGGAAACAGCACATTATGCGGCATCCAAGAGCGGTCTGAATGGATTTATCCGCAGCGCTGCGATGGAGTTTGCCCGGGAGAATATAACCGTCAATGGCGTTGAGCCGGGTTATATTCTGACACCGGCAATGGGGGCGCTGGTTGATGAAACCGGTTTGCAGGAGATGGCCAGCCAGATTCCAGCAGGGTATCTGGGGACACCGGCTGATATCGCCCATGCGATGTTGTTCCTTGCTTCGGAGCAGGCCGCGTATATTACCGGCCAGACAATCACGGTCGATGGGGGCTCAACATTGCCTGAAAGCCCGGTGTTGATGGAGCAGTTTTACCGCTCAAAATCATCATAG